One part of the Mycobacterium marinum genome encodes these proteins:
- a CDS encoding GntR family transcriptional regulator, with protein sequence MITNVTMTRFVGRRYAPISVSANRRLRPAAGRVLIGGVNRRGNNVLKRRMLEEEAVVIPRADSPDQTCGRLPARGTIGEQVADLIQESILSGEAKRGAPLREELIADRYQVSRRTVRDALRVLESNGLVRHQRHKGSTVVDFSAEDITDMYRSREVLELDAAKRWCRAGAVDSGYRFHRLTEALGRLEQASRGTDSGLIVKSDLDFHAAIIGLLDSPRVDRFFAAIEAEMLYALAILEASEGEYKTDAAKAFGEHKAMYEALRDRDEQRSTQLISEHLRINRDVLIRIVAS encoded by the coding sequence TTGATCACCAATGTCACAATGACACGATTCGTCGGTAGACGATACGCGCCGATCTCGGTAAGCGCGAACCGAAGACTTCGGCCGGCCGCCGGGCGCGTGCTCATTGGCGGTGTAAACCGTCGTGGTAACAATGTTTTGAAACGACGAATGCTCGAGGAAGAAGCGGTGGTGATCCCAAGGGCGGATAGTCCAGATCAGACGTGCGGGCGGTTACCGGCGCGCGGCACCATCGGCGAACAGGTCGCGGATCTGATCCAGGAGTCGATCCTGTCCGGCGAGGCAAAGCGCGGTGCGCCGCTGCGCGAAGAATTGATTGCCGACCGGTATCAGGTGTCTCGTCGCACGGTTCGAGATGCGCTTCGGGTATTGGAGTCCAACGGGCTGGTTCGCCATCAGCGGCACAAGGGCTCGACCGTGGTCGACTTCAGTGCTGAAGACATCACCGATATGTACCGGTCGCGCGAGGTCCTCGAACTCGATGCCGCAAAACGGTGGTGTAGGGCAGGCGCGGTGGATTCCGGGTACCGGTTCCACCGCCTGACCGAGGCGCTCGGCCGGCTGGAGCAGGCCTCGCGGGGGACCGATTCCGGGCTGATCGTCAAGTCTGACCTTGACTTCCACGCGGCAATCATCGGCCTCCTCGACAGCCCGCGCGTGGATCGCTTTTTTGCGGCGATCGAGGCCGAGATGCTCTATGCGCTGGCCATTCTCGAGGCCAGCGAGGGCGAGTACAAGACCGATGCGGCAAAGGCATTCGGCGAGCACAAGGCAATGTATGAGGCGCTTCGCGACCGCGACGAGCAACGATCGACGCAGCTCATCTCCGAACATCTTCGGATCAACCGCGACGTCCTGATCCGGATCGTCGCCAGCTGA
- a CDS encoding APC family permease, which yields MSQPTGEPRLRRALGVAGLVAFGLAYIDPLAMFDTFGVVSQTTHGHVPTAYVVTFVAMLFTAASYAVLVHAYPSAGSAYTFARRSFGGNVGFLTGWALMLDYLLLPLVNYLLIGIYLNAQFPAVPAPVFCLAAIALVTTVNIVGVVIMNRLNFALVGLQLACVLVFITVSLLYLRDHPDASLLQPLYSAGFRGGDILGGAAVVALSFVGFDAVSTMAEEARNPRRTVPLAIILTVLIGGATFLSVSYCATLVEPDYRAITTPNSAALQIVVSAGGHSLQTFFIIAYMCACSAAALSSQVSVTRILYAMGRDGVLPRAVFGRISRRFRTPIGAALVVSAVSTLALIADLETMASIVSFGALAAFTLVHLAVTKHFLIDQRRRGWRSWALYAAMPAVGVVLTGWLWTSLSVGAFAIGFAWLGIGTTYLAVLTRGFREPAPAVDFDADAAPIQTEIALTKEGTLQ from the coding sequence GTGAGTCAGCCCACAGGCGAACCACGGCTGCGCCGGGCGTTGGGCGTGGCCGGGCTGGTTGCATTCGGCTTGGCCTACATCGACCCGCTCGCCATGTTCGACACATTCGGCGTCGTCAGCCAAACGACGCACGGCCACGTGCCGACCGCCTACGTCGTGACATTTGTTGCGATGCTGTTCACCGCCGCAAGCTACGCCGTGCTCGTCCACGCCTACCCCAGCGCCGGGAGCGCCTACACTTTCGCGCGCCGCTCCTTCGGCGGCAACGTCGGCTTTCTGACCGGCTGGGCATTGATGCTCGACTACCTGCTGTTGCCCCTGGTCAACTACCTATTGATCGGGATCTACCTCAACGCGCAGTTCCCCGCCGTCCCGGCGCCCGTCTTCTGCTTGGCCGCAATCGCCTTGGTCACCACCGTCAACATTGTCGGCGTCGTCATCATGAACCGCCTCAACTTCGCGCTCGTCGGTTTGCAGCTGGCGTGCGTCCTCGTTTTCATCACGGTGTCGCTGCTGTACCTGCGCGACCACCCGGACGCGTCGCTGCTACAGCCGCTCTACAGCGCCGGATTCCGCGGCGGAGACATCCTCGGCGGGGCGGCCGTCGTCGCCTTGAGCTTCGTCGGGTTCGACGCGGTGTCGACGATGGCTGAGGAGGCGCGCAACCCGCGCCGCACGGTTCCGCTGGCGATCATCCTCACGGTGCTCATCGGCGGTGCGACCTTCTTGTCAGTCTCCTACTGTGCCACCCTGGTCGAGCCGGACTACCGCGCAATCACCACGCCAAACTCGGCCGCATTGCAGATAGTCGTTTCCGCCGGCGGCCATTCGCTACAAACATTTTTTATCATCGCCTACATGTGCGCCTGCAGCGCCGCCGCGCTGTCATCGCAAGTCAGCGTCACCCGCATCCTCTACGCCATGGGACGCGACGGTGTGTTGCCCCGTGCGGTGTTTGGCCGGATCAGCCGACGATTCCGCACCCCGATCGGAGCGGCGCTGGTCGTCTCGGCAGTCTCCACGCTGGCGCTGATCGCGGACCTCGAGACGATGGCGTCGATCGTTAGTTTCGGCGCATTGGCCGCCTTCACCCTGGTGCATCTCGCGGTCACCAAGCACTTCCTGATCGATCAGCGCCGGCGCGGCTGGCGGAGCTGGGCGCTGTACGCGGCGATGCCTGCCGTCGGTGTGGTCCTCACGGGCTGGCTTTGGACCAGCCTGTCCGTCGGTGCCTTTGCCATCGGGTTTGCCTGGCTCGGGATCGGAACCACCTACCTGGCCGTACTGACGCGCGGATTTCGCGAGCCAGCACCGGCGGTGGATTTCGACGCCGACGCCGCGCCCATCCAGACCGAAATTGCTCTCACCAAAGAAGGGACCCTGCAGTGA